The Cyclopterus lumpus isolate fCycLum1 chromosome 12, fCycLum1.pri, whole genome shotgun sequence genome window below encodes:
- the ndufa8 gene encoding NADH dehydrogenase [ubiquinone] 1 alpha subcomplex subunit 8 — MSAPLDVQDVKVDEINVSSAVLKAAAHHYGFQCDKPNKEFMLCRWEEKDPRKCLEEGRKVNECALNFFRQIKGSCAESFTEYWTCLDYSNLAELRHCRKQQQSFDSCALDKLGWKRPELGELSKVTKVATERTLPENPYHSRPRPEANPVIEGKLEPSKHGSRLFFWTW, encoded by the exons ATGTCCGCCCCACTGGACGTGCAGGATGTGAAGGTGGACGAG ATCAATGTGTCCTCTGCAGTGCTGAAGGCTGCTGCCCACCATTATGGCTTCCAGTGTGACAAACCCAACAAGGAGTTCATGCTCTGCCGCTGGGAGGAGAAGGACCCCAGAAAGTGTCTAGAAGAAGGGAGGAAAGTCAACGAGTGTGCCCTCAACTTCTTCAG GCAAATCAAGGGAAGCTGTGCCGAGTCCTTCACGGAGTACTGGACCTGTCTGGATTACTCAAACTTGGCGGAACTGCGGCACTGCCGCAAGCAGCAGCAATCCTTCGACAGTTGCGCCCTTGATAAACTGGGGTGGAAAAGACCCGAGCTGGGAGAGCTGTCTAAG gtGACCAAAGTGGCGACCGAGCGCACCCTTCCTGAGAACCCATACCACTCTAGACCACGTCCTGAAGCCAACCCAGTCATTGAGGGTAAACTGGAGCCTTCCAAACATGGCAGTAGGCTATTCTTCTGGACCTGGTGA
- the morn5 gene encoding MORN repeat-containing protein 5 → MELIGSSYKGATKNGRMDGKGEYTFPTETKYEGEMKDGMFHGKGVLHFPNGGTYEVTWENGRANQGLYTFADGLQYQEKDWDYCDGKDRRFYSERCNGLRPAGESQLTDLHPPRVIPDGCYDCGDGFYDPNTRVITSHTGRFLRNAGPFVRVGVKTEFIASWLPPRMRTAGMVGHGEDSSTQRGRLLQQGKRKELPM, encoded by the exons ATGGAGCTCATCGGAAGCAGTTATAAAGGAGCCACAAAAAATGGCAG gATGGATGGAAAAGGAGAGTACACATTTCCCACAGAGACCAAGTAtgagggagagatgaaagatGGGATGTTTCATGGCAAAGGAGTGCTACACTTTCCAAATGGAGGTACATATGAGGTCACCTGGGAAAACGGCAGAGCtaaccag GGGTTATATACCTTTGCTGACGGTTTGCAGTACCAGGAGAAGGACTGGGACTACTGTGATGGAAAAGACAGGCGCTTCTACAGTGAGAGGTGCAACGGACTCAGACCTGCAG GAGAATCTCAGCTTACTGATCTGCATCCGCCACGTGTCATTCCTGATGGATGCTACGATTGTGGGGATGGTTTCTATGACCCCAATACCAGAGTCATCACTTCCCACACTGGCAGATTCCTCCGGAATGCAG GCCCATTTGTCAGAGTGGGTGTGAAGACAGAATTTATTGCCTCGTGGCTTCCGCCCAGGATGAGGACTGCAGGGATGGTGGGACAcggggaagactcatccactCAGAGGGGACGTCTGCTGCAgcaaggaaagaggaaggagctCCCCATGTAG